A stretch of Nonomuraea africana DNA encodes these proteins:
- a CDS encoding ATP-dependent helicase, which translates to MLSPVELAGKLGIRPPTPEQAVVIEAPLEPMVVMAGAGSGKSETMAGRVVWLVANGLAKPERILGLTFTRKAAAELAHRVRERLNGLAEAGLVPSQLLDNEPTVSTYHAYAARLVTDHAVREALEPTMRLVTPAVAWQLASRVVAMYDGPMDKIELGPPSVTAAVLELAGELSEHLRSASDVRRLGEWLRGKAAEAVTVRQRRPLAVQDAREQLLPLVEAYERLKRAREVIDYGDQMSLAARIAANHPDVGRIERSRFSVVLLDEYQDTSHAQLVLLRSLYGNGHPVTAVGDPCQSIYGWRGASSGNLRRFVTDFRTAKGDQAPVRQLSVSFRNGDRVLDVAARIQLPLRMEAREVPVLVPGPNRVDRGRVTCAFHETAEDEARWVADQVKRALGQELAPDGLPWGDGERKKTPAVQPQDIAVLARKRSQFPALRRALEERDIPVEVVGLGGLLTVPEVSDLVATLRVLYDASAGDALARLLAGPRWRIGPADLRQLGEFARELNRELREGAERPADPLDQAVSDLAEERGSLVDALDELPDREEWLAAFSPLARTRMVALAQELRHLRAHTHQPLPDLISEAERRMGLDIEVAARSGTAGAVAARADLDAFLDAASRFAGDSEDPTLGAFLAYLEAAESEEFGLEAGRVGESNSVKLMTVHASKGLEWPIVVVPGLSQLLSANGITKGSIFPATPVTNSRWTDNPRKLPYALRGDAADLPRLTGLTKDELAAFDARCRERDLTEERRLAYVAVTRAHYHLIASGYRWGTASKPLEPSDFLLEIRDTCGTAAVWAAAPEEGATNPLLAEPAEAQWPLTPGGARQQGIEDGARLVEAALMEVTPEAETPEEDEPLSEGDEERLRAWERDTDLLLRERATSRGRSRTTVELPAKLTVSSLVTLATDAGALARRIRRPVPTQPAPLARRGTSFHKWLESRWGQQRLIDDFELPGAFDEPEELDARLSELQERFEESEWSGREPLDLEVPFETMIADRLVRGRMDAVFEREDGSYEVVDWKTGRPPSGKAARGAAVQLAAYRLAWSHLAGVPLEQVGAAFHYVRFNQTVRPVDLLDEEGLVALIESIPRSGSGSRASGA; encoded by the coding sequence GTGCTGAGCCCCGTCGAGCTGGCCGGCAAGCTCGGCATCAGACCGCCCACCCCCGAGCAGGCCGTGGTCATCGAGGCCCCGCTGGAGCCGATGGTCGTCATGGCGGGCGCGGGTTCGGGCAAGAGCGAGACGATGGCGGGCAGGGTCGTGTGGCTGGTGGCCAACGGCCTGGCCAAGCCCGAACGCATCCTCGGGCTCACCTTCACCCGCAAGGCCGCGGCCGAGCTGGCGCACCGGGTCAGGGAGCGGCTGAACGGCCTGGCGGAGGCGGGCCTGGTCCCCTCGCAGCTGCTCGACAACGAGCCCACGGTCTCGACCTACCACGCCTACGCCGCCCGCCTGGTCACCGACCACGCCGTCCGCGAGGCGCTCGAACCGACCATGCGCCTGGTCACCCCGGCCGTCGCCTGGCAGCTGGCGAGCAGAGTGGTGGCGATGTACGACGGGCCGATGGACAAGATCGAGCTGGGCCCGCCCTCGGTCACGGCCGCCGTCCTGGAGCTGGCGGGCGAGCTGTCGGAGCACCTGCGCTCGGCGAGCGACGTCAGGAGGCTGGGCGAGTGGCTGCGCGGCAAGGCGGCCGAGGCGGTCACCGTGCGGCAGCGCAGGCCGCTGGCCGTCCAGGACGCCCGCGAGCAGTTGCTTCCGCTGGTCGAGGCCTACGAGCGGCTCAAGCGCGCCCGTGAGGTCATCGACTACGGCGACCAGATGTCGCTGGCCGCCCGTATCGCGGCCAACCACCCGGACGTCGGCCGCATCGAGCGCTCCCGCTTCTCGGTGGTGCTGCTCGACGAGTACCAGGACACCAGCCACGCCCAGCTGGTGCTGCTGCGCAGCCTGTACGGCAACGGCCACCCCGTCACCGCCGTCGGCGACCCCTGCCAGTCGATCTACGGCTGGCGCGGCGCGTCCTCGGGCAACCTGCGGCGCTTCGTCACCGACTTCCGCACCGCCAAGGGCGACCAGGCCCCCGTCAGGCAGCTCAGCGTCAGCTTCCGCAACGGCGACCGCGTGCTCGACGTGGCCGCGCGGATCCAGCTGCCGCTGCGCATGGAGGCCCGCGAGGTGCCGGTCCTCGTGCCGGGTCCCAACCGCGTCGACAGGGGCCGCGTCACCTGCGCCTTTCACGAGACGGCGGAGGACGAGGCCAGGTGGGTCGCCGACCAGGTCAAACGGGCCCTCGGCCAGGAGCTCGCGCCCGACGGCCTGCCGTGGGGCGACGGCGAGCGGAAGAAGACGCCGGCCGTCCAGCCCCAGGACATCGCGGTGCTCGCGCGCAAGCGGTCGCAGTTCCCCGCGCTGCGCAGAGCGCTCGAAGAGCGCGACATCCCCGTCGAGGTGGTGGGTCTCGGCGGCCTGCTGACCGTGCCCGAGGTCAGCGATCTCGTGGCCACGCTCAGGGTGCTCTACGACGCGAGCGCGGGCGACGCCCTCGCCAGGCTGCTGGCGGGGCCGCGCTGGCGGATCGGCCCCGCCGACCTGAGGCAGCTCGGCGAGTTCGCCAGGGAGCTCAACCGCGAGCTGCGGGAAGGCGCCGAACGGCCCGCAGACCCGCTGGACCAGGCCGTCTCCGACCTCGCCGAGGAGCGCGGCAGCCTCGTGGACGCCCTGGACGAGCTGCCCGACAGAGAGGAGTGGCTCGCCGCGTTCTCCCCGCTGGCCAGGACCAGGATGGTGGCGCTCGCCCAGGAGCTGCGCCACCTGCGCGCCCACACGCACCAGCCGCTGCCCGACCTGATCTCCGAGGCCGAGCGGCGCATGGGCCTCGACATCGAGGTGGCGGCGCGATCGGGGACGGCGGGCGCGGTGGCGGCCCGTGCCGACCTCGACGCCTTCCTGGATGCGGCCTCCCGCTTCGCCGGAGACTCCGAGGACCCGACGCTCGGCGCGTTCCTGGCCTACCTGGAGGCGGCCGAGAGCGAGGAGTTCGGCCTCGAGGCGGGCAGGGTCGGCGAGAGCAACAGCGTGAAGCTGATGACCGTGCACGCCTCCAAGGGCCTGGAGTGGCCGATCGTCGTCGTGCCGGGGCTGTCGCAGCTGCTGAGCGCCAACGGCATCACCAAGGGCAGCATCTTCCCCGCCACGCCGGTCACCAACAGCCGGTGGACCGACAACCCGCGCAAGCTGCCGTACGCGCTGCGCGGCGACGCCGCCGACCTGCCCCGCCTGACCGGGCTGACCAAGGACGAGCTGGCCGCCTTCGACGCGCGCTGCCGCGAGCGCGATCTGACGGAGGAGCGCCGCCTGGCCTACGTCGCGGTGACCCGCGCCCACTACCACCTCATCGCGTCCGGCTACCGGTGGGGCACCGCCTCGAAGCCGCTCGAACCCTCCGACTTCCTGCTGGAGATCCGCGACACCTGCGGCACGGCCGCGGTGTGGGCGGCCGCACCCGAGGAGGGCGCCACCAACCCGCTGCTCGCCGAGCCCGCCGAGGCACAGTGGCCGCTCACCCCGGGCGGCGCCCGCCAGCAGGGCATCGAGGACGGCGCCCGCCTGGTGGAGGCCGCCTTGATGGAGGTGACACCAGAGGCGGAGACCCCCGAAGAGGACGAGCCGCTCAGCGAGGGCGACGAGGAGCGCCTTCGCGCCTGGGAGCGCGACACCGACCTGCTGCTGCGCGAGCGCGCCACCAGCCGCGGCCGGTCGCGGACCACGGTCGAGCTGCCCGCCAAGCTGACCGTCTCGTCCCTGGTCACGCTGGCCACCGACGCGGGCGCGCTGGCCCGCAGGATCCGCAGGCCCGTCCCGACCCAGCCCGCGCCGCTCGCCCGCCGCGGCACCTCCTTCCACAAGTGGCTGGAGTCGCGATGGGGTCAGCAGCGGCTCATCGACGACTTCGAGCTGCCGGGGGCCTTCGACGAGCCCGAGGAGCTCGACGCCCGCCTCTCCGAGCTCCAGGAGCGGTTCGAGGAGAGCGAGTGGTCCGGGCGCGAGCCGCTCGACCTCGAGGTCCCGTTCGAGACGATGATCGCCGACCGCCTCGTGCGCGGTCGGATGGACGCCGTCTTCGAGCGCGAGGACGGCTCCTACGAGGTGGTCGACTGGAAGACCGGACGCCCGCCGTCCGGCAAGGCCGCCCGCGGCGCGGCCGTCCAACTGGCCGCCTACCGGCTGGCCTGGTCGCACCTGGCGGGAGTCCCGCTGGAGCAGGTCGGCGCGGCCTTCCACTACGTGCGGTTCAACCAGACCGTCCGCCCCGTCGACCTGCTCGACGAGGAGGGGCTGGTCGCGCTGATCGAGTCGATCCCTAGGTCAGGTAGTGGAAGCCGGGCTTCGGGTGCATGA
- a CDS encoding UvrD-helicase domain-containing protein, whose amino-acid sequence MFDRDQRAVVAHQGGPLLVLAGPGTGKTTTIVEAVVDRVERRGVDPERVLILTFSRKAAEDLRQRVTARMRRTTRTPFALTFHSYAYALLRREAVLEGRQPPRLLTGPEQLLEIRRLLHGELEEGAPFWPESLREAIKTRGFAEELRDFLARAGERGLDAERLVDLGRQYGRADWVAAGRFSQRYQERFDLDPELSLDYAELIRAAAALLADPSVRHRERSAYDVVFVDEYQDTDPAQEHLLRHLAGDGRDLIAVGDPDQSIYGFRGADVQGILRFPERFRDRAGRPAPVVALRVSRRSGADLLAASRRVAARLPAAPAPQPPPSFDPQTTPSPSATPAPHPAPPPSPSTPTPRDAAVDTSGPSGSASTPAPRDVDASGSSGSASTPVPRDVDASGPSGSASIPQPTLTPPGAAVDGSGAPATSTDAFGAAAVSATPAPQTTPVAPDSPGLGATSSHGGSRGVSAEPHPVRTWERPDRQKARGHRDLTPTPDTDHGEVRVLLADSVTQEAAVVADTLRRAHLIEGLPWHRMAVLVRSAERQVPLLRRALVSAGVPTMVAGDEVPLAQEPGVRPLLTTLRVALTPAALDEAVAEELLTGPFGGTDMLGVRRLRRALKIAENEATHATPPSEADTPEAETPEDEATPPVVDAASQGEGTLSEGQRTLSEGTATLSAGERPLSEDERTPSEGTATLSEGGAALSEGEAAPFMEAVPQSAATPSEDDEDDEDDEDDEHGYRREVPRSSGELLIAALRDARELVRIEPHIAVPAERVARLIATAREAVQAGGTAEDVIWAVWQASGLAERWTELSLAGGARGAQADRDLDAVVALFDYAARFVDRMPKAGPEVFLEDLSSQEIPGDTLAERAPDGDAVRVLTAHRAKGLEWDLVIVAGVQEGVWPDIRLKGSLLGIDELVELAEGAPLDFTDATAAALAAKQLAEERRLFYVAATRARKRLVVTAVGGEDADERPSRFLSELMPGAVEEATVDDHARWLNLSALVADLRSVVTDTAQPETMRRKAAEHLARLARQGVRGAHPSEWYALTELSDDRPLSWPDGIVSISPSAVESFTKCGLRWLLETAVGAAGTSSAQGLGTVVHALAVLATEDLASEELLGKRLDDIWTELDFGGVWFNRKQRRVAEQMIARFMKWQQDNGRTLVATEESFVATVSEGVQIKGRVDRVERDEDGRAFIIDLKTGTSKPRPDELDRHPQLGVYQLAVLLDAFKRHGLAEPGGAALVQVGKAAGKEAKEQAQSPLDRADNWAKEMVDTVAVGMSGPFFQAKVNDGCRTCAARASCPVNDNGGQVC is encoded by the coding sequence GTGTTCGACCGTGACCAGCGTGCCGTGGTCGCGCACCAGGGCGGCCCGCTCCTGGTCCTGGCGGGTCCCGGCACCGGCAAGACCACCACGATCGTCGAGGCCGTCGTCGACCGCGTCGAGCGGCGCGGCGTCGATCCCGAGCGGGTCCTCATCCTCACCTTCAGCCGCAAGGCCGCCGAGGACCTGCGCCAGCGGGTGACGGCCCGGATGCGGCGCACCACCCGCACCCCGTTCGCGCTCACCTTCCACAGCTACGCCTACGCGCTGCTGCGCCGCGAGGCCGTCCTGGAGGGCAGGCAGCCGCCTCGCCTCCTCACCGGTCCCGAGCAGCTCCTCGAGATCCGCCGCCTCCTGCACGGCGAGCTCGAGGAGGGCGCCCCGTTCTGGCCCGAGTCGCTGCGCGAGGCGATCAAGACGCGCGGCTTCGCCGAGGAACTGCGCGACTTCCTGGCCCGCGCGGGCGAGCGAGGACTGGACGCCGAGCGGCTGGTCGACCTCGGCCGGCAGTACGGCAGGGCCGACTGGGTCGCCGCCGGACGCTTCTCCCAGCGCTACCAGGAACGCTTCGACCTCGACCCCGAGCTGTCGCTCGACTACGCCGAGCTGATCAGGGCGGCCGCCGCGCTGCTGGCCGACCCCTCGGTACGGCACCGCGAGCGCTCGGCATACGACGTGGTGTTCGTCGACGAGTACCAGGACACCGACCCCGCGCAGGAGCACCTGCTCAGGCACCTGGCGGGCGACGGCCGCGACCTCATCGCGGTCGGCGACCCCGACCAGTCGATCTACGGGTTCCGCGGGGCCGACGTCCAGGGCATCCTCCGCTTCCCCGAGCGCTTCCGCGACCGCGCGGGCCGTCCCGCGCCTGTTGTGGCGCTGCGCGTCTCGCGCCGCAGCGGCGCGGACCTGCTCGCGGCCTCCCGCCGCGTCGCCGCCCGCCTCCCCGCGGCCCCCGCCCCCCAGCCGCCCCCCTCCTTCGATCCCCAGACGACGCCTTCCCCGTCAGCCACACCGGCGCCTCATCCGGCACCCCCTCCGTCGCCCTCGACCCCCACGCCTCGGGACGCCGCGGTCGACACCTCGGGACCTTCCGGTTCCGCCTCGACCCCCGCGCCGCGGGATGTCGACGCCTCGGGATCTTCCGGTTCCGCCTCGACCCCTGTGCCGCGGGATGTCGACGCCTCGGGGCCTTCCGGGTCCGCCTCGATCCCGCAGCCGACCCTCACACCTCCGGGCGCCGCCGTGGACGGCTCTGGAGCGCCGGCCACCTCCACCGACGCCTTCGGGGCCGCCGCGGTCTCCGCCACCCCGGCTCCTCAGACGACGCCCGTGGCTCCGGACTCACCCGGGCTCGGGGCGACCTCCTCGCACGGCGGTTCGCGCGGGGTGTCCGCCGAACCGCACCCCGTGCGGACGTGGGAGCGTCCCGACAGGCAGAAGGCGCGCGGGCACAGGGACCTCACTCCGACGCCGGACACCGACCACGGCGAGGTGCGGGTGCTGCTGGCCGACAGCGTCACCCAGGAGGCGGCCGTGGTGGCCGACACCCTGCGCAGGGCGCACCTCATCGAGGGTCTGCCATGGCATCGGATGGCGGTGCTGGTGCGCTCGGCCGAACGGCAGGTGCCACTGCTGCGGCGGGCGCTGGTGAGCGCAGGGGTCCCCACGATGGTGGCCGGTGACGAGGTGCCGCTGGCGCAGGAGCCGGGGGTCCGTCCCCTGCTCACCACCCTGCGCGTCGCCCTGACCCCCGCCGCGCTCGACGAGGCGGTGGCCGAGGAGCTGCTCACCGGCCCGTTCGGCGGCACCGACATGCTCGGGGTACGCCGTCTCCGGCGCGCCCTCAAAATCGCCGAGAACGAGGCCACCCACGCGACACCACCATCCGAAGCCGACACCCCCGAAGCCGAGACCCCTGAGGACGAGGCGACGCCACCCGTCGTAGACGCCGCCTCACAGGGCGAAGGGACCCTTTCCGAGGGGCAGAGGACCCTCTCCGAGGGGACGGCGACGCTCTCTGCGGGGGAGAGGCCCCTCTCCGAGGACGAGAGGACGCCCTCAGAGGGGACGGCGACGCTTTCCGAGGGAGGGGCGGCGCTCTCCGAAGGGGAGGCGGCGCCCTTCATGGAAGCCGTCCCACAGAGCGCGGCGACGCCCTCCGAGGACGACGAGGACGACGAGGACGACGAGGACGACGAGCACGGGTACCGGCGGGAGGTGCCGCGGTCCTCGGGAGAGTTGCTCATCGCCGCACTCAGGGACGCCAGGGAGCTCGTCAGGATCGAGCCTCACATCGCCGTCCCCGCCGAACGCGTCGCCAGGCTCATCGCCACCGCCCGCGAAGCCGTCCAGGCGGGTGGCACCGCGGAGGACGTGATCTGGGCGGTATGGCAGGCCAGCGGCCTGGCCGAGCGGTGGACCGAGCTCAGCCTGGCGGGCGGCGCCAGGGGGGCGCAGGCCGACAGGGACCTCGACGCGGTCGTGGCGCTGTTCGACTACGCGGCCAGGTTCGTGGACAGGATGCCGAAGGCCGGTCCCGAGGTGTTCCTCGAGGACCTCTCCTCCCAGGAGATCCCCGGTGACACGCTGGCCGAGCGCGCCCCCGACGGCGACGCCGTGCGGGTGCTCACCGCCCATCGCGCCAAGGGCCTGGAATGGGACCTCGTGATCGTCGCGGGCGTGCAGGAAGGCGTGTGGCCCGACATCAGGCTGAAAGGCTCCCTGCTGGGCATCGACGAGCTGGTCGAGCTGGCCGAGGGCGCGCCGCTCGACTTCACCGACGCGACCGCCGCCGCGCTGGCCGCCAAGCAGCTGGCGGAGGAGCGCCGCCTGTTCTACGTGGCCGCCACCAGGGCGAGGAAGCGGCTGGTCGTCACCGCCGTGGGCGGCGAGGACGCCGACGAGCGTCCCTCGCGGTTCCTGTCGGAGCTGATGCCGGGAGCGGTGGAGGAGGCGACGGTCGACGACCACGCCAGGTGGTTGAACCTGTCGGCGCTGGTCGCCGACCTGCGCAGCGTGGTCACCGACACCGCCCAGCCGGAGACGATGCGCAGGAAGGCCGCCGAGCACCTGGCGCGCCTGGCGCGGCAGGGTGTGCGGGGCGCGCATCCGAGCGAGTGGTACGCCCTCACGGAGCTGTCCGACGACCGCCCGCTGAGCTGGCCCGACGGCATCGTGAGCATCTCGCCCTCGGCGGTGGAGAGCTTCACCAAGTGCGGCCTGCGCTGGCTCCTGGAGACCGCGGTGGGCGCGGCGGGCACGAGCTCGGCACAGGGGCTCGGCACGGTCGTCCACGCGCTCGCCGTCCTGGCCACTGAGGACCTCGCCAGCGAGGAGTTGCTCGGCAAGCGCCTCGACGACATCTGGACCGAGCTCGACTTCGGCGGCGTGTGGTTCAACCGCAAGCAGCGCAGGGTCGCCGAGCAGATGATCGCCAGGTTCATGAAGTGGCAGCAGGACAACGGCCGCACCCTGGTCGCCACCGAGGAGTCGTTCGTCGCGACGGTCTCGGAGGGCGTGCAGATCAAGGGCCGCGTCGACAGGGTCGAGCGCGACGAGGACGGCAGGGCGTTCATCATCGACCTCAAGACCGGCACCTCCAAGCCCAGGCCCGACGAGCTCGACCGCCACCCGCAGCTGGGCGTCTACCAGCTCGCGGTGCTGCTCGACGCCTTCAAGCGGCACGGCCTGGCCGAGCCGGGCGGCGCCGCGCTGGTCCAGGTGGGCAAGGCGGCGGGCAAGGAGGCCAAGGAGCAGGCGCAGTCGCCGCTCGACAGGGCCGACAACTGGGCGAAGGAGATGGTCGACACCGTCGCCGTCGGCATGTCGGGGCCGTTCTTCCAGGCGAAGGTCAACGACGGCTGCCGCACCTGCGCCGCCAGGGCGAGCTGCCCCGTCAACGACAACGGGGGTCAGGTGTGCTGA
- a CDS encoding DUF885 domain-containing protein: MTPIFRLCDEHITRSAELDPVDAVYMGISGDFGVSTDYSPDGHAARHDLLKSTLAKLDTLEPENDDDRRAASHLRERLEAHAAWYETGEQYADLSSPFGLLSSVRDSIDLLPTGGDEQWRKVAAHLAAVPEMLASWQTSLNEGIRRGLVAARRQAVEGAGAAEKYAGTHDALVASYGDGPLAGELAKAAALAHQGYADAARYLREEYAPKAAERDAVGAERYAVAARLNLGADLDLVDAYQWGWAELERIEEEMRQEADAILPGASVDEAIAHLNATQYVVGAEAFLAWLKEKHDGAIAALHGTHFDIAEPLRTIDVTLAPGSTSGSAYYTAPSEDLSRPGRTWWPVGGRERFATWSELSTVFHEGVPGHHLQLGAVTVAGDRLSRYAKFSWVSGHGEGWALYAERLADELGWHTEPGTRLGMLTDSALRAARVVIDIGVHLDLPLPDGSRWSFEKACEVLRERGRAVAHTVHPEIVRYFGWPAQAISYKLGERAWLEARAEAARRPGFDLKQWHTAALNLGPIGLSGLRSALSSI, from the coding sequence ATGACACCGATTTTCCGGCTGTGCGATGAGCACATCACCAGGTCGGCCGAGCTCGACCCCGTGGACGCCGTCTACATGGGCATCTCGGGTGACTTCGGCGTTTCCACCGACTACAGCCCCGACGGGCACGCGGCTCGGCACGACCTGCTGAAGTCCACGCTCGCCAAGCTCGACACCCTCGAGCCAGAGAACGACGACGACCGCAGGGCCGCGAGCCACCTGCGCGAGCGCCTCGAGGCGCATGCCGCCTGGTATGAGACCGGCGAGCAGTACGCCGACCTCAGCAGCCCGTTCGGCCTGTTGTCCAGCGTCAGGGACAGCATCGACCTGCTGCCCACCGGCGGCGACGAGCAGTGGCGCAAGGTGGCCGCGCACCTCGCGGCGGTGCCCGAGATGCTGGCGAGCTGGCAGACCTCGCTGAACGAGGGCATCAGGCGCGGCCTGGTGGCGGCGCGGCGGCAGGCGGTGGAGGGCGCGGGCGCGGCGGAGAAGTACGCCGGCACCCACGACGCCCTCGTCGCCTCCTACGGCGACGGCCCGCTGGCCGGTGAGCTCGCCAAGGCCGCCGCCCTGGCCCACCAGGGCTACGCGGACGCGGCTCGTTACCTGCGTGAGGAGTACGCGCCGAAGGCAGCCGAGCGCGACGCCGTGGGGGCCGAGCGCTACGCGGTGGCCGCCAGGCTGAACCTCGGCGCCGACCTCGACCTGGTCGACGCCTACCAGTGGGGCTGGGCGGAGCTGGAGCGGATCGAGGAGGAGATGCGGCAGGAGGCCGACGCGATCCTGCCGGGAGCGAGCGTCGACGAGGCGATCGCCCACCTCAACGCGACGCAGTACGTCGTCGGCGCCGAGGCCTTCCTCGCCTGGCTCAAGGAGAAGCATGACGGCGCCATCGCGGCGCTGCACGGCACACACTTCGACATCGCCGAGCCGCTGCGCACGATCGACGTGACGCTGGCGCCCGGCTCGACGTCCGGCTCGGCCTACTACACCGCGCCGAGCGAGGACCTGTCGCGTCCGGGACGCACATGGTGGCCGGTCGGCGGCAGGGAGAGGTTCGCGACCTGGAGCGAGCTGTCGACCGTCTTCCACGAGGGCGTGCCAGGACACCACCTGCAGCTCGGCGCGGTCACCGTGGCGGGCGACAGGCTGTCGCGGTATGCCAAGTTCTCCTGGGTGAGCGGGCACGGCGAGGGCTGGGCGCTGTACGCCGAGCGCCTGGCCGACGAGCTGGGCTGGCACACCGAGCCGGGCACCCGTCTCGGCATGCTGACCGACTCCGCGCTGCGCGCCGCCCGCGTGGTGATCGACATCGGCGTCCACCTGGACCTGCCGCTGCCCGACGGCTCGCGCTGGAGCTTCGAGAAGGCGTGCGAGGTGCTGAGGGAGCGCGGGCGCGCGGTGGCGCACACCGTGCACCCCGAGATCGTCAGGTACTTCGGCTGGCCGGCGCAGGCGATCTCGTACAAGCTGGGCGAGCGCGCGTGGCTCGAGGCCCGCGCCGAGGCCGCGCGCAGGCCGGGCTTCGACCTCAAGCAGTGGCACACCGCCGCGCTCAACCTCGGCCCGATCGGCCTGTCCGGCCTCCGCTCGGCGCTCTCCTCCATTTAG
- a CDS encoding D-alanine--D-alanine ligase family protein has translation MRVALLLGGASAERDVSIASAAQVIPALRGRGHRVDVFDTVKGRLDRAEEERVLKAKVGYAPPDLAQQPVVGMATRLVEELLGADVVFLALHGGAGENGVIQAILDSAGLRYTGSGHLASAIAMDKDLSKRLFRAAGVPTPDWLLLGSGGDPDNIPFEITASDPLIVKPNAQGSTIGLTLVKKPQDLHDAVRAARVHDADVLIERFVPGREFVIGVLDGKPLAVGEIKLRDKEIFDYEAKYQVGGALEIFPADISRELTAELQELAVRAHESLKLDSYSRVDFRQDEEGRLWCLEVNTLPGLTATSLFPQSAQASGIAFPELCERICRSAMRG, from the coding sequence ATGCGCGTGGCGCTGCTGCTCGGCGGCGCGAGCGCGGAGCGTGACGTCTCGATCGCCTCGGCGGCCCAGGTCATCCCGGCCCTGCGTGGGCGCGGCCATCGTGTGGACGTCTTCGACACCGTCAAGGGCCGGCTCGACCGCGCCGAAGAGGAGCGCGTGTTGAAGGCGAAGGTGGGATACGCGCCGCCCGACCTCGCCCAACAGCCCGTCGTGGGCATGGCGACCCGGCTGGTGGAGGAACTGCTGGGCGCGGACGTCGTCTTCCTCGCCCTGCACGGGGGTGCCGGAGAGAACGGCGTCATCCAGGCGATCCTCGACTCGGCGGGGCTGCGCTACACCGGCAGCGGCCACCTCGCCAGCGCCATCGCCATGGACAAGGATCTGAGCAAGCGGCTGTTCCGCGCGGCGGGCGTGCCCACTCCTGACTGGCTGCTGCTGGGGTCGGGCGGCGATCCGGACAACATCCCCTTCGAGATCACCGCCAGCGATCCGCTGATCGTCAAACCGAACGCGCAGGGGTCCACCATCGGCCTCACTCTGGTGAAGAAGCCGCAGGACCTGCACGACGCCGTAAGGGCCGCGCGGGTGCACGACGCCGATGTGCTGATCGAGCGCTTCGTGCCCGGACGGGAATTCGTCATCGGCGTTCTCGACGGAAAGCCGCTGGCCGTCGGGGAAATCAAACTCCGTGACAAGGAGATTTTCGACTACGAGGCCAAGTACCAGGTCGGCGGCGCTCTGGAGATCTTCCCTGCCGACATTTCCCGCGAATTGACGGCCGAACTGCAGGAGCTCGCGGTCAGGGCTCATGAGAGCCTCAAGCTCGACTCCTACAGCCGCGTGGACTTCCGGCAGGACGAGGAGGGGCGCCTCTGGTGCCTGGAGGTGAACACGTTGCCCGGACTGACCGCCACCAGCCTCTTTCCGCAGTCGGCACAAGCGTCGGGAATCGCTTTCCCCGAGCTCTGCGAGCGTATCTGCCGATCGGCGATGCGTGGATGA
- a CDS encoding M15 family metallopeptidase — protein MTAVEFEHVVIRENGDALVDLRDYPFDLCPAYFHRGLSPTSAMYLRRAVADMLLDIQRDLAPLTFRIWDGYRPRSVQSNIYLDYLATLRTAHPEKEEAELRKEAEIFVTEPANPRRIPPHSTGGAVDLTLVDRAGHELDLGTPFDHFGPESAALYFEEHAGSPRVRDNRRRLRDAMIGAGFRCDADEWWHFDFGSQIWAAHHNQPEACYGEIDERDLRPS, from the coding sequence ATGACGGCCGTCGAATTCGAGCACGTCGTCATCAGGGAGAATGGCGATGCCCTGGTGGACCTCCGTGACTACCCGTTCGATCTGTGTCCCGCCTACTTTCACCGGGGCCTGTCACCGACCAGCGCGATGTATTTACGGCGCGCAGTAGCCGACATGCTGCTCGACATTCAGCGCGACCTGGCTCCGTTGACCTTCAGGATCTGGGACGGTTACCGGCCGCGCTCCGTGCAGAGCAACATCTACCTGGATTACCTCGCGACCCTTCGAACCGCCCACCCGGAGAAGGAAGAGGCCGAACTGAGGAAGGAGGCGGAGATCTTTGTCACCGAGCCCGCGAATCCGCGACGCATCCCGCCCCATTCCACCGGCGGGGCAGTGGACTTGACGCTGGTGGACCGGGCCGGTCACGAGCTTGACCTGGGGACGCCGTTCGACCATTTCGGGCCCGAGTCGGCGGCTCTCTATTTCGAGGAACACGCCGGAAGTCCCCGTGTCAGGGACAACCGGCGAAGGTTGAGGGACGCCATGATCGGTGCGGGCTTCCGTTGTGACGCTGACGAGTGGTGGCATTTCGACTTCGGCAGCCAGATCTGGGCGGCGCACCACAACCAGCCGGAGGCCTGCTACGGCGAGATCGATGAGCGTGATCTGCGCCCTTCGTGA